Proteins from a single region of Rubeoparvulum massiliense:
- the purE gene encoding 5-(carboxyamino)imidazole ribonucleotide mutase: MSTALVGVIMGSKSDWPTMHEACVILEELGIPYEKKVVSAHRTPDWMFQYAQAAEERGIQVIIAGAGGAAHLPGMVAANTVLPVIGVPIKTSTLNGIDSLLSIVQMPAGVPVATVAIGVAGAKNGALLAAQILALRDGELQQRLHARREKMKQDVLDSHDHFEE; the protein is encoded by the coding sequence ATGAGCACGGCCCTTGTTGGGGTGATTATGGGAAGTAAATCAGATTGGCCTACCATGCATGAAGCTTGTGTGATCCTAGAGGAGTTAGGGATCCCCTATGAGAAGAAAGTGGTTTCTGCCCATCGAACACCAGATTGGATGTTCCAGTATGCACAAGCTGCTGAAGAACGAGGAATCCAGGTAATCATCGCTGGTGCTGGTGGCGCTGCCCACCTACCAGGGATGGTAGCAGCCAATACGGTATTACCAGTCATTGGTGTCCCCATTAAAACCTCCACATTAAATGGCATCGATTCATTGCTTTCCATTGTTCAGATGCCAGCTGGGGTGCCTGTGGCTACTGTAGCCATCGGGGTGGCTGGGGCGAAGAATGGCGCATTATTAGCAGCACAGATCCTGGCGCTTCGCGATGGCGAGTTACAACAACGTCTCCATGCACGTCGAGAAAAAATGAAACAGGATGTGTTAGATAGCCATGACCATTTTGAAGAATAA
- a CDS encoding DJ-1/PfpI family protein has protein sequence MNVQIVLFDGFDLLDVIAPYEVFIAAGMYSKEDIIVKLVSAEGERMVTSGVNQLQLQASGKIDLSSKGIILVPGASGSVHDNGPDSIPVKLKKAAETELNNLLREAMKKADILLSTVCGGSLILAMDGLLEGRHAVTHHMGMGLLSATNAIPVNARIVDDGDLVTGGGVTSGLDVALYLVERELGPRIAHAVEQLFEYERRGTVWKAEGNVPKESKHENPMETTSSSSSNQTDTDKNFNFQGKWDTTISTPIGDLSVLLDLYSEDGRIVGTVKQGDDIATLDNAVLEGNQLKWSMKVTKPMRLTLKFIVSVDGNNMYGEAKAGMLPSSKLMGYRIS, from the coding sequence ATGAATGTTCAAATTGTGTTATTTGATGGATTTGATTTATTGGATGTAATTGCTCCTTATGAAGTATTTATTGCAGCTGGAATGTACTCAAAAGAGGACATAATCGTTAAACTAGTTTCCGCTGAAGGAGAACGAATGGTGACAAGTGGGGTGAATCAATTACAACTCCAAGCAAGCGGCAAAATTGATTTATCCTCTAAAGGAATCATTCTTGTTCCAGGGGCATCTGGTTCTGTTCATGATAATGGTCCAGATTCCATTCCAGTAAAATTAAAAAAAGCCGCTGAAACCGAGTTAAATAATCTACTACGAGAAGCAATGAAGAAAGCTGATATTTTACTTTCCACAGTTTGTGGCGGTTCTCTCATTTTAGCAATGGATGGTTTATTAGAAGGCCGCCATGCAGTAACGCATCATATGGGAATGGGTCTTTTGAGTGCTACTAACGCTATTCCAGTTAATGCCCGTATCGTAGATGATGGCGATCTTGTTACTGGCGGTGGCGTTACTTCAGGGCTTGATGTTGCGCTTTATTTAGTCGAGCGAGAGTTAGGTCCCCGTATAGCACATGCTGTGGAACAATTATTTGAGTACGAGCGCAGGGGTACAGTTTGGAAAGCTGAAGGAAATGTACCTAAAGAAAGCAAACATGAAAATCCAATGGAAACGACAAGTTCTAGCTCCTCTAATCAAACTGATACTGATAAGAACTTTAATTTCCAAGGAAAATGGGATACTACGATTTCCACTCCTATTGGCGATCTTTCCGTTTTATTAGATTTATATTCTGAAGATGGTCGTATAGTGGGAACTGTTAAGCAAGGAGATGATATTGCTACGCTGGACAACGCTGTACTGGAAGGGAATCAATTAAAATGGTCCATGAAAGTGACGAAGCCTATGCGTCTTACATTAAAATTTATCGTTTCTGTAGATGGAAACAATATGTATGGTGAAGCAAAGGCTGGAATGCTTCCCTCATCCAAATTAATGGGATATCGTATTTCTTAA
- a CDS encoding response regulator transcription factor → MKEKQTIMVVDDDKSIVELLRDFLENDGFYVETAYNGDQALSVLKQVTIDCIILDIMMPGLNGFEFCRQVREESNIPILFLSALSDDVDKIRGLAIGGDDYIVKTASPGEVIARVKAVLRRSSSQKGFSGKILDYNGLTLDLSTREVFVEGRYISLTPKEYELLRLFAEHPKIVFTYDQLLDKFWNGIGDKHTVRVHISRLREKVESDPNKPKYIFNVWGIGYRFKGE, encoded by the coding sequence GTGAAGGAAAAACAGACAATTATGGTTGTAGATGATGATAAAAGCATTGTTGAACTATTAAGAGACTTCTTGGAAAATGATGGTTTCTATGTAGAAACTGCTTATAACGGCGATCAAGCACTGTCCGTACTTAAACAGGTTACAATTGATTGCATCATTCTTGACATCATGATGCCGGGACTAAATGGTTTCGAGTTCTGCCGGCAGGTACGGGAGGAAAGTAACATTCCTATCCTCTTCCTGAGCGCCCTCAGTGATGATGTAGATAAAATTCGTGGGTTGGCAATTGGAGGGGATGATTATATAGTTAAAACCGCATCTCCGGGTGAGGTTATTGCCCGAGTGAAAGCTGTATTGCGACGCTCTAGTTCCCAGAAGGGCTTTAGCGGGAAAATCTTGGATTACAATGGTCTCACTTTGGATTTATCCACAAGAGAAGTATTTGTAGAGGGAAGATATATCTCACTTACACCAAAAGAATATGAATTATTGCGACTGTTTGCCGAGCATCCGAAAATTGTTTTTACTTATGATCAATTACTTGATAAATTTTGGAATGGAATTGGCGATAAACATACTGTCCGTGTCCATATTAGCCGCCTACGTGAGAAAGTTGAGTCCGATCCAAACAAACCAAAATATATATTTAATGTTTGGGGTATAGGTTACCGTTTTAAAGGAGAATAA
- a CDS encoding helix-turn-helix domain-containing protein, with the protein MEKLRLYIQIHQLKEQGFKIAAIARKLEISRNTVYKFLGMSFEEATDWVVSLGRRRRKLDRYQDHIVYWLR; encoded by the coding sequence GTGGAAAAGTTGCGTTTGTACATTCAAATTCATCAATTAAAAGAACAAGGATTTAAAATCGCTGCCATTGCAAGGAAGTTAGAAATTTCTCGAAACACAGTGTATAAGTTCTTGGGTATGTCGTTCGAAGAGGCGACAGACTGGGTTGTTTCATTAGGGAGAAGGCGCAGGAAGCTTGATCGATACCAAGATCACATTGTCTATTGGTTAAGGTAA
- a CDS encoding SHOCT domain-containing protein — translation MGFETFFPFGALFCLTLFCFMAVRIFEIRYRYKDSNQKDRDITMILENRLAKGELNEAEYQRLKKLLTK, via the coding sequence ATGGGTTTCGAAACATTCTTTCCATTCGGTGCTTTGTTTTGCCTTACACTTTTCTGCTTTATGGCGGTTCGAATCTTTGAAATTCGCTATCGCTATAAAGATTCCAATCAGAAAGACAGGGACATAACCATGATTCTTGAAAATCGGTTAGCCAAGGGAGAACTTAATGAAGCTGAGTATCAAAGGTTGAAAAAGCTTCTTACAAAATAA
- a CDS encoding NCS2 family permease: MKKYFEFEKFNTNYRQESVAGLTTFLAMAYILFVNPNFLSATGMDRDSVFVATALAAAAGTLVMGLWAKYPVALAPGMGLNAFFAFTVVLGMGIPWQQALAGVFVSGFVFFILTLTKVRETIINAIPAGLKLAAAAGIGLFIAFIGFQNAGLIVDNPATLVGIGHLNVDKAVDQAIGMELAAKQEAANLALVAETGDAAAVADPVTLTEDELAAATDAATTRVHNTWLSIFGLVISALLMIRNVKGGIFYGMIVTSVVGMIFGLIQAPTSVSDFVQPIPSIAPTFGVIFDPMFSAEFWSSSTMWMVIFTFLFVDFFDTAGTLMGVASQAGLLVDNKLPRAGKALAADSIATMVGALFGTSTTTSYVESSAGVAAGGRTGFASVVTAGLFLLALFFSPMLNMITAAVTAPALILVGVLMASNLGKVAWSQLEEAVPAFLTIILMPLTYSIATGIACGFIVYPLTMIFRGKAKEVHPIMYGLFIIFILYFTFLGN; this comes from the coding sequence GTGAAAAAGTATTTTGAGTTTGAAAAGTTTAACACCAATTACCGCCAAGAATCTGTAGCTGGCTTGACCACCTTCTTGGCTATGGCTTACATCCTATTCGTGAACCCCAACTTCTTAAGCGCAACGGGGATGGATCGGGATTCTGTCTTCGTGGCCACGGCTCTAGCTGCTGCAGCGGGTACATTGGTAATGGGCTTATGGGCTAAGTACCCAGTTGCTCTAGCTCCTGGTATGGGCTTGAATGCCTTCTTTGCCTTTACGGTTGTTCTTGGAATGGGAATTCCTTGGCAACAAGCTTTAGCTGGTGTATTTGTTTCTGGATTTGTCTTCTTTATTTTAACCTTAACCAAGGTTCGTGAAACGATTATTAATGCCATTCCAGCAGGTTTAAAGTTAGCTGCTGCTGCAGGGATTGGACTTTTCATTGCTTTTATCGGTTTTCAAAACGCTGGTCTGATTGTTGACAATCCAGCTACATTGGTTGGAATCGGTCACTTAAACGTTGATAAAGCTGTTGACCAAGCCATTGGCATGGAGCTGGCTGCAAAGCAAGAGGCTGCTAACTTAGCTTTGGTAGCTGAAACTGGTGATGCTGCCGCAGTAGCTGATCCTGTTACACTTACAGAGGATGAGCTGGCTGCAGCTACAGATGCAGCTACAACGCGTGTTCATAATACCTGGCTCTCTATTTTTGGGTTAGTCATCTCCGCACTTTTAATGATTCGTAATGTTAAGGGTGGAATCTTCTATGGTATGATTGTCACCTCTGTTGTTGGGATGATCTTCGGTTTGATTCAAGCACCTACATCTGTATCGGACTTTGTTCAACCGATTCCAAGTATCGCTCCAACCTTTGGTGTGATCTTTGACCCGATGTTTAGTGCAGAATTCTGGTCATCTAGTACCATGTGGATGGTTATTTTCACCTTCTTATTTGTGGACTTCTTCGACACTGCTGGAACATTGATGGGGGTTGCAAGTCAAGCAGGCTTGTTAGTAGATAATAAGCTACCTCGTGCTGGTAAGGCATTAGCTGCTGACTCCATCGCTACCATGGTGGGTGCACTCTTTGGTACTTCCACTACCACTTCCTATGTAGAGTCTTCTGCAGGGGTTGCAGCAGGTGGACGGACAGGCTTTGCTTCTGTTGTTACAGCAGGACTTTTCTTACTTGCTCTTTTCTTCTCTCCAATGCTAAATATGATTACCGCTGCTGTTACAGCACCAGCCTTAATTCTTGTTGGTGTATTGATGGCAAGCAATCTAGGAAAAGTTGCTTGGAGTCAATTGGAGGAAGCTGTTCCTGCCTTCTTAACCATCATCCTCATGCCATTAACCTATAGTATTGCAACAGGTATCGCTTGCGGCTTTATCGTTTATCCATTAACCATGATCTTCCGTGGTAAAGCGAAAGAAGTCCATCCCATTATGTATGGCCTGTTTATCATCTTTATTCTCTACTTTACCTTCCTTGGTAACTAA
- a CDS encoding DMT family transporter yields the protein MAWISLLLAGLCEMFGVAMINKLHRDRNWQSLVLLILGFGASFIFLAYPMETLPMGTAYAIWTGIGASGGAIIGMLFYGESRDWRRLVFIGMVLGAAVGLKLVS from the coding sequence ATGGCATGGATATCTTTACTCTTAGCAGGTTTGTGTGAAATGTTTGGCGTTGCTATGATCAATAAATTGCACAGGGACCGTAACTGGCAATCATTAGTTCTTTTAATTCTTGGATTTGGTGCGAGCTTTATTTTTCTTGCTTATCCTATGGAAACACTTCCTATGGGTACAGCTTACGCAATTTGGACAGGAATTGGTGCTTCTGGCGGAGCAATTATAGGAATGTTATTCTATGGTGAATCAAGAGATTGGAGAAGACTTGTTTTTATAGGCATGGTATTAGGCGCTGCTGTAGGTCTAAAACTTGTTTCATAA
- the istB gene encoding IS21-like element helper ATPase IstB: MGDTVQQLQDQFRHLRMVETAKELPVILRQAEQFSWTYLEFLQELLTYELKRREEKNIEKRLHWAKFPYHKTLHEFHIDEQRSLSTRQINQLKELHWLEQQYHLILLGPPGVGKTHIAIGLGLEAIQKGFQASFVTMGELIHLLKTQEYLRKSQIQLKRIKESDLVIIDDLMYMAMDQREANLFFHLINDLYERSSLILTSNKGPEGWGELVGDQGIMTAILDRLLHRVEVIQFDDDSYRLKHRLTIFERDSVQS; this comes from the coding sequence ATGGGGGATACAGTTCAGCAATTACAAGATCAATTTCGTCATCTGCGTATGGTAGAAACAGCGAAGGAACTCCCTGTAATACTACGCCAAGCTGAGCAATTTTCTTGGACTTATCTTGAGTTTTTACAAGAGCTCTTGACTTATGAATTAAAACGCCGAGAAGAGAAGAATATCGAGAAGAGACTTCATTGGGCGAAATTTCCGTACCATAAGACATTACATGAGTTTCACATCGATGAGCAACGATCGTTGAGTACGCGCCAGATCAACCAATTAAAAGAACTCCACTGGTTGGAGCAACAGTATCATTTAATTCTACTCGGTCCCCCTGGTGTCGGGAAGACACACATTGCCATTGGTCTTGGCTTGGAAGCGATTCAGAAAGGATTCCAAGCCTCCTTCGTGACAATGGGTGAGCTAATTCACCTCTTAAAAACCCAGGAGTATCTTCGGAAGTCTCAGATTCAACTCAAGAGAATCAAGGAATCGGACTTGGTCATCATTGACGACTTAATGTATATGGCCATGGACCAACGGGAAGCGAATCTATTCTTTCATCTCATCAATGATTTATATGAACGAAGCTCCTTGATATTAACCTCAAATAAGGGACCAGAGGGTTGGGGTGAACTGGTCGGAGACCAGGGGATCATGACCGCCATCCTCGATCGTTTGTTACATCGAGTTGAAGTGATTCAATTCGATGATGATAGTTACCGACTTAAACATCGATTAACCATTTTTGAAAGAGATAGTGTTCAATCTTAA
- a CDS encoding sensor histidine kinase, with translation MRSIRIRTLSILSLLLILMLPWVFYVTAHLLTTKSLSFDTNEAEKEDLNKMSHLIETNTEKWSDPQWQENLRGKLQAEDMGVKILTESNQEIFQFFSEKVRSFTRVEQFSIMQDGRIVGRVMIFQPNPRGVQMIVAFTGLLLAFFIIGYVMRRFILNPLEKMSLAVRQVAEGDLDVQLPESPIKEITEVYGGIQIMTEGLQESMQKQVELEEERRFIIAAVAHDLRTPLFALRGYLDGLEEGIADSPDKQARYLSVCKEKSSQLARLVEDLFTFTKTEYLEMDLKKNTVNLPILLKKSIDSLNPLAKQNNISIIANYFEDDCMIMGDSYLLERAINNLLDNAVRHTPHAGKIYIQCYKDGNRVVFTVQDTGKGFSSEVIHRVFDPLYRGEASRNRSTGGAGLGLTISRRIVRRHGGDLVVDNHSEGGALIKGWIPAHSSSA, from the coding sequence ATGAGATCAATTCGTATTCGTACATTATCTATACTTAGTTTGCTTTTAATCTTGATGTTGCCATGGGTATTTTACGTAACGGCCCACTTATTAACAACAAAATCACTTAGTTTCGATACGAATGAAGCTGAGAAGGAAGATTTAAATAAAATGAGCCACCTCATTGAAACAAATACAGAAAAATGGTCTGACCCCCAATGGCAAGAAAATTTAAGAGGAAAGTTACAAGCAGAGGATATGGGTGTAAAAATTTTAACCGAATCAAATCAAGAGATTTTTCAATTTTTCTCTGAGAAGGTTCGCTCATTTACGCGAGTAGAACAGTTTTCAATTATGCAAGATGGTCGCATAGTTGGAAGAGTAATGATTTTTCAGCCAAATCCAAGAGGGGTTCAGATGATTGTAGCATTTACAGGATTATTGTTAGCTTTTTTTATCATCGGTTATGTTATGAGAAGGTTTATTCTCAACCCACTTGAGAAAATGAGCTTGGCAGTCCGACAAGTCGCAGAAGGAGATTTGGACGTCCAATTACCTGAGTCCCCGATCAAAGAAATTACGGAAGTATATGGCGGAATTCAAATAATGACAGAAGGTCTTCAGGAATCCATGCAAAAACAAGTGGAATTGGAGGAAGAACGCCGATTTATCATTGCTGCAGTCGCCCACGATTTACGGACACCATTATTCGCCTTACGAGGTTATTTGGATGGTTTAGAGGAAGGAATTGCTGACTCTCCAGATAAACAAGCAAGGTATCTGTCCGTTTGTAAGGAAAAGTCATCACAATTGGCCCGTCTTGTAGAGGATCTTTTTACATTTACAAAGACGGAATATTTGGAGATGGATCTCAAGAAAAACACGGTTAATCTTCCTATTTTATTAAAGAAATCGATTGACAGCCTTAATCCACTAGCAAAGCAAAACAACATCTCTATTATCGCAAACTATTTTGAAGATGATTGTATGATCATGGGCGATTCGTATTTATTAGAGCGTGCCATAAATAATTTATTGGATAATGCTGTCAGACATACACCACATGCTGGTAAAATTTACATACAATGCTATAAGGATGGTAACAGAGTGGTTTTTACTGTTCAAGATACGGGGAAAGGTTTTTCTTCAGAAGTGATTCATCGTGTTTTTGACCCACTATATCGTGGTGAAGCATCGCGAAACCGTTCAACCGGAGGGGCCGGGTTAGGGTTGACTATTTCAAGAAGGATCGTTAGACGACACGGGGGTGACCTTGTCGTAGATAACCACTCAGAAGGTGGTGCACTGATAAAAGGTTGGATACCAGCTCACTCTTCTAGTGCTTGA
- the proS gene encoding proline--tRNA ligase, with the protein MTMTDQSYVEIIQAKEEDYSRWYLDIVKKADLMDYGPVKGTMIMKPYGYAIWERMQRELDDRIKATGHQNAYFPLLIPKSYLEREMDHVEGFAPEVAWVTKGGNEELEEPLVIRPTSETIICAMMSKWIQSYRDLPLKLNQWANVMRWEKTTRPFLRTSEFLWQEGHTAHATYEEAEEEAMTMLGVYQEFAEHVLAIPVVPGQKTENEKFAGADHTYSLEALMSDGKALQFATSHHLGQHFAEPFEIQYTDKDNQLHYVYQTSWGASTRMIGGLIMTHSDNRGLVLPPRIAPIQVVIVPIFAKQKDEVLAAAQAIRAQLAERGIRVHLDDREAFTPGWKFNEYELKGVPVRIELGPKDLAKNQVVIARRDTGEKEAFPIAELAQHSEELLETIQQHLYDRASNFVKERTWEVKDLQELSEVIEKERGFYQSWWCGDIACLDEIKDKTSATARNLPFAHQREGEGTCICCGKKSTQTVFLARAY; encoded by the coding sequence CTGACGATGACGGATCAATCTTATGTAGAGATTATTCAAGCTAAGGAAGAGGATTATTCCAGATGGTATCTGGACATTGTGAAGAAGGCAGACTTAATGGATTATGGTCCTGTGAAGGGTACCATGATCATGAAGCCTTATGGTTACGCGATTTGGGAACGGATGCAACGAGAATTAGACGATCGCATCAAAGCCACAGGCCATCAAAATGCCTACTTCCCCTTACTCATTCCCAAATCCTATCTAGAGCGGGAAATGGATCACGTGGAAGGCTTCGCCCCTGAAGTGGCTTGGGTCACCAAGGGTGGTAATGAAGAGTTAGAAGAGCCTTTGGTAATTCGCCCTACCTCCGAAACAATTATCTGTGCCATGATGAGTAAGTGGATCCAATCCTACCGTGATCTACCTCTGAAATTGAATCAATGGGCCAATGTCATGCGGTGGGAGAAGACAACCCGTCCCTTCCTTCGTACCTCTGAGTTCCTCTGGCAAGAGGGTCATACCGCTCATGCCACCTATGAGGAAGCAGAAGAAGAGGCCATGACCATGTTAGGGGTCTACCAAGAATTTGCTGAGCATGTTCTGGCAATTCCTGTTGTTCCTGGTCAAAAGACAGAGAATGAGAAGTTTGCTGGCGCTGATCATACGTATAGCTTAGAAGCCTTGATGAGCGATGGAAAAGCTCTGCAATTTGCCACCTCCCATCACTTAGGACAACATTTTGCCGAGCCCTTCGAGATTCAATATACCGATAAGGATAATCAGCTCCATTATGTATATCAAACCTCCTGGGGTGCTTCCACTCGGATGATCGGTGGACTGATTATGACCCATAGTGATAACCGTGGCCTTGTCCTACCGCCACGGATCGCACCTATTCAAGTGGTGATCGTGCCGATTTTCGCAAAACAGAAGGATGAGGTCTTGGCTGCTGCTCAAGCAATCCGTGCTCAACTGGCAGAACGCGGAATCCGTGTCCATCTCGATGATCGTGAAGCCTTCACACCAGGCTGGAAGTTCAATGAGTATGAACTGAAGGGTGTTCCTGTTCGAATCGAGCTCGGGCCTAAAGATTTAGCGAAGAATCAAGTGGTGATTGCCCGTCGGGATACTGGTGAGAAGGAAGCCTTCCCCATTGCTGAACTAGCGCAGCATAGTGAAGAGCTCTTAGAAACAATTCAACAGCATCTCTATGACCGAGCCAGCAACTTTGTTAAAGAGCGTACTTGGGAAGTGAAGGACCTCCAAGAGCTATCTGAAGTAATTGAGAAGGAACGTGGTTTCTATCAGAGTTGGTGGTGTGGCGATATCGCTTGTCTCGATGAGATCAAGGATAAAACCAGCGCTACCGCACGTAATCTTCCCTTTGCTCATCAACGTGAAGGCGAAGGCACTTGCATCTGCTGTGGTAAAAAGAGTACACAGACTGTGTTCTTAGCTCGCGCCTATTAA
- a CDS encoding DUF2306 domain-containing protein, whose amino-acid sequence MKKNIWIIFLIVSFMWVMHTFSKNFMLDPTFQNFLARKDEVLTNESLWILMIRLHIIFAIISLITGPLGVIKKLRIKSIQFHRWNGRVYVLSILLNFIPGVYVSFFATGGWLSTIGFLVLNTLWFGTTILGYINIRRKNVIKHSAWMLRSFVLTFANMFIYIIVAISHNALQFSYGTSYTIAVWLCWVISLSIAEIMIRKKVFI is encoded by the coding sequence ATGAAAAAGAACATTTGGATCATTTTTTTAATCGTATCGTTCATGTGGGTCATGCATACATTTTCAAAAAACTTCATGCTCGATCCCACTTTTCAGAACTTTCTTGCTAGAAAAGATGAAGTTCTAACCAACGAATCATTATGGATACTTATGATCAGATTACATATCATTTTTGCTATTATCTCACTAATCACTGGCCCCTTGGGTGTGATCAAGAAATTACGAATTAAATCTATCCAATTTCATCGTTGGAATGGTCGAGTCTATGTACTGTCTATTTTGTTAAACTTTATCCCTGGTGTTTACGTTTCTTTTTTTGCAACAGGAGGATGGTTGAGCACCATTGGATTTCTCGTTTTAAATACACTATGGTTTGGTACAACCATTCTAGGCTATATCAATATAAGAAGAAAAAACGTGATAAAACATAGTGCATGGATGTTAAGAAGCTTCGTTCTTACTTTTGCAAATATGTTCATCTACATCATTGTGGCCATTTCACACAATGCCTTGCAATTTTCGTATGGTACTTCATACACAATTGCTGTATGGTTATGCTGGGTGATTAGTTTATCCATTGCAGAAATCATGATACGAAAAAAAGTATTTATATAA
- a CDS encoding DMT family transporter — protein sequence MDKDWIKVFIASVFEVLWVIGLKYSDELLTWIGTIISIIISLYLMIMAGRKLPVGTVYAVFVGLGTAGTVFSEILFFGEPFKTEKILLIFVLVVGVIGLKLVTKDKAQEGEEN from the coding sequence ATGGATAAAGACTGGATAAAGGTATTCATTGCTTCTGTTTTTGAAGTTCTTTGGGTTATTGGTTTAAAATATTCTGATGAACTTTTGACTTGGATCGGAACCATTATTTCTATCATCATCAGCTTATATTTAATGATTATGGCAGGAAGAAAACTTCCTGTTGGAACTGTATATGCTGTTTTTGTTGGATTAGGTACAGCAGGGACAGTCTTTTCTGAAATTCTATTCTTTGGTGAACCATTTAAAACGGAAAAGATACTTTTAATTTTCGTTTTAGTAGTAGGAGTAATCGGCTTGAAATTAGTCACAAAGGATAAGGCACAAGAAGGAGAGGAAAATTAA
- the istB gene encoding IS21-like element helper ATPase IstB, which translates to MENKCGYSKRNWAVPIPIYESHEQLATYFAEQAMQDRERQHDTQNCRIADLWEGDRRAKLGKLVQQAGFPHIKTFEGYVYDHISFPNSSSLEKIQGLEWLERKENLLLMGAVGTGKTHMAIALGVDACRRGKATQFYRASDLVAVLQEKFVAGTLSRFRDKLRKVDLLILDEVGYVPFSQTGSELLFNVIADCYEQQSVIVTSNLEFGQWTSIFGDTKLTSALVDRLVHHAHILSFTGESFRFKQAMERIPM; encoded by the coding sequence GTGGAGAATAAATGCGGCTACTCTAAGCGGAACTGGGCCGTCCCCATTCCCATCTATGAAAGCCATGAACAGCTTGCCACGTATTTCGCAGAGCAGGCAATGCAAGATCGTGAACGCCAGCATGATACTCAAAACTGCCGAATCGCTGATCTATGGGAGGGTGACCGCCGTGCCAAGTTAGGGAAGCTCGTTCAGCAGGCAGGATTTCCGCATATTAAGACATTTGAGGGGTATGTCTATGACCATATCTCTTTTCCGAACAGCAGTAGTCTAGAGAAAATTCAGGGATTGGAATGGTTAGAACGCAAGGAGAATTTGCTCTTAATGGGTGCCGTAGGTACGGGCAAGACGCATATGGCAATAGCATTGGGTGTGGATGCTTGTCGCCGAGGTAAAGCGACGCAGTTCTACCGAGCCTCCGATTTGGTCGCCGTGCTTCAGGAGAAATTTGTGGCGGGCACGCTTAGCCGATTTCGAGATAAGTTGAGAAAGGTTGATTTGCTCATTCTCGATGAGGTTGGTTACGTCCCGTTCAGCCAAACCGGATCTGAACTATTATTTAACGTGATAGCGGATTGCTATGAGCAACAGAGTGTGATCGTTACATCTAACTTGGAGTTCGGTCAATGGACGTCGATATTCGGCGATACCAAACTTACGTCAGCACTCGTCGATCGTCTAGTGCACCATGCTCATATTCTCTCCTTCACAGGCGAGAGCTTCCGCTTCAAACAAGCAATGGAACGAATTCCTATGTAA
- a CDS encoding DUF2269 family protein produces MYSFIVFAHVLGALLLGSFLAFPFAFKSLLSRSGNELKIAVKTLVGFTRFAHYALIFLIITGGWMVMGYATYPSLLWVVLSLVLFMLIGALIGMIQNNLKRVIFAEDPDNALQRNKAKLNTLGWFTFVLIFTVVFVMTNRSLFS; encoded by the coding sequence ATGTATTCATTTATTGTATTTGCTCATGTATTAGGTGCTTTATTGCTTGGTAGTTTTCTAGCTTTTCCATTTGCGTTTAAATCTCTTTTGTCACGATCAGGTAATGAATTGAAAATAGCTGTTAAAACATTAGTAGGCTTTACTCGCTTTGCCCATTATGCATTAATTTTTTTAATCATTACAGGAGGATGGATGGTAATGGGATATGCCACTTATCCTTCTTTGTTATGGGTGGTGCTATCATTAGTCCTGTTTATGCTGATTGGTGCCTTGATAGGTATGATACAAAATAACTTGAAACGAGTTATTTTTGCTGAGGATCCTGACAATGCGTTACAACGAAATAAAGCCAAACTTAATACACTCGGTTGGTTTACATTTGTGCTTATTTTTACTGTTGTTTTTGTTATGACAAATCGCAGTTTATTTTCCTAA
- a CDS encoding type II toxin-antitoxin system HicB family antitoxin codes for MNDESGEYYYGTYLELDGCQSNGDTLEELLQNIEEAKLGYLEAKIDTGMIILEPKEDYSGKINLRMPKSLHRKLAIEAELEGVSLNQYMLYKLSQ; via the coding sequence ATGAATGATGAATCTGGAGAATATTATTATGGAACCTACCTAGAACTAGATGGATGTCAATCCAACGGAGATACACTCGAAGAACTACTTCAAAATATTGAGGAAGCAAAGCTGGGATATTTAGAGGCAAAGATTGATACTGGAATGATAATCCTAGAACCAAAAGAAGATTATAGTGGAAAAATTAATTTAAGAATGCCAAAGTCACTTCATAGAAAGTTAGCCATTGAAGCTGAACTTGAAGGTGTTAGTTTGAATCAATATATGTTGTATAAATTGAGCCAATAA